One Pseudochaenichthys georgianus chromosome 7, fPseGeo1.2, whole genome shotgun sequence DNA segment encodes these proteins:
- the ncoa6 gene encoding nuclear receptor coactivator 6 isoform X2: MAHRRTPPPLSQRTEYLEPDNDSDRDSGVGEDAGEDADSSHEATFTEEENVNIQDGLEENGGERRDFTVFVAFQGNMQDDDFARKLDTILSGIPNMLDMGSDRLQPQHVEPWNSVRVTFNIPRDAAERLRLLAQNNQQQLRDLGILSVQIEGEGAINVAVGPIRGQEVRVNGPIGGPGQMRMDVGFPGQPGTGVRVANPAMVPPGPGMAAQAMMPGGSGQMHPRVPRPSSQTGSDVMDPMMPGMSVQQQQQQQQLQHQQAGPHVSGPMPPQAAHHMQALQGGRLLNPAALQQLQQQQQQHHHHQQQQQQQAQQQAQLAQLGPRPPFNPSGQMAVPPGWNQLPSGVLQSPAAQGGPAWRKPPPQAQMLQRPPSLAAVQTPSHPPPPYPFGSQQAGQVFNAMGQGQLQQQQQPGVGQFATPQPKGPQAGPGGVVGQPRPPPPLPPTSGPQGNLTAKSPGSSSSPFQQGSPGTPPMMAQRPTTPQGFPQGVGSPGRAALGQQGNMQQGFMGMPQHGQPGAQVHPGMPKRPMGFPNPNFVQGQVSANTPGTPGGGAGQQLQSSQAMTHSGAPPASTPNSMQGPPHSQPNVMGIQSGMAGLPPGTTAGPSMGQQQQGLQTQIMGLQHQAQPVSSSPSQKVQGQGGGQTVLSRPLSQGQRGGMTPPKQMMLQQGQGVMHGQGQMVGGQAHQAMLLQQQQQQQQQQNSMMEQMVANQMQGNKQAFGGKIPAGVIPGQMMRGPAPNVQGNMAQFQGQVGPQQMTPQQQQQMAQLQQQQQLQQQQQHQLQQLQQQQQQQQHQQMNQQQPQQIPIAGNPNQAMGMHGQQMRLPAGHPLIQQQLQQQQLQQQQKQQQQVMLQQQQQAAQQHQHPLGDPNSGTGDLGVQQMVPDIQAQQQQGMMASAQHMQMGNGHFAGHGMNFNSQFPGQMPMGGPCAQQGGFPVNKDVTLTSPLLVNLLQSDISASQFGPGGKQGAGGGNQAKPKKKKPARKKKPKEGEGQQQVEGLGGLDGAAGMDDPELPNLGGEQNLGLENSGQKLPDFPNRPAVNVGFPGQPGDQRVLQQVPMQFMQQQQQQQQQQQQQQQQQQQQQQMQHMQQQQIQQQQMQQQQQLQQQMQQQQIQQQQQMQQQQQMQQMQMQGLPNAQGQQGMTGPQTSGQSQPQMNPHQLQQQQHQQQQQQQQQQQQQQQQQQQQQQQQQQQQQQQQQQQTQQPHLQQQQQQQMLMMLKMQQEQAKNRLSIPPGGQLPPRGMGNPPEVQRLPVSQQGNMPVMISLQGHGGVPQSPDKARGMPLMVNPQLAGAARRMSHPDAGQGPQGSGSEEPIAGAHIKQDRPTGQEIGVQPGNGTQQMMANQGSNTHMMKQGPGPSIMPQHTVASPQQQLPSQPQQAGPMTGLHFPNVPTTSQSSRPKTPNRASPRPYHHPLTPTNRPPSTEPSEINLSPERLNASIAGLFPPKINIPLPPRQPNLNRGFDQQGLNPTTLKAIGQAPPGLTLPGNNNNGSMGGNNNNSQQPFSTGTGMGGAGTKQDKQPGGQGKRASPSNSRRSSPASSRKSATPSPGRQKGTKMAITCPPPQQQLVNPQGQTMMLSPSSVPPSPVSMHSQVSGSTEAQQTQSPFHGMQGNPAEGVRESQGMVAAEQRQLPQPHPQPQPLRELSAPRMASPRFPMPQQPKPDPEHQGGTVDRQQAYKAPNMQDSQVLPTLRAGPTSLNQLLDNSGILIMPLRPIQSNTVRDLMGKDSPKSALDPRRPLHSNSQSTEMSAAVSTSATINELAAKPKPTVPISTSSPNLQPTSIPISHPNTNVTSNTTPSLSQNPISSPGVNPSPNVKPTPSFCPTLSTNTNATMSLSPNTVTSGQSSPASTVSTSSNSSVAQKPNPSPKPGTSVQSVIQIPASSSTMSPNQITVFVTSNPMTSAPTPQAPTTMVSTMVAVPNKNIRPQDNRQQAPVPRPQFITTTPVFINPIFQVPGGSVAPNTTMVPQPLTMVRPIQVSTTNIQLSTAPTSTQSSGANMGSTQPTRSIVGQVQFSTSVSSSVPVGTPPASHQINPGPPKPENLSEAGSDHKPSPPVKQPSPNPSPSASSPFQPPLASPPLCSSPGAANNIRKSPMSPSPTALGKSKPAQVAAAVSGTVDSQLSPVERSAKGPSGAVQPQTLHVPAIPATKIEAPNPQSTVAASNNMTLPAVSSPILVPAHVAVPTQIVTQAPVTATSSVSSKAQEVASQAVIVTVVSASTGTLLSAVAPVQSPVQSIVPIVAGSVPDMEVASTTSPSVANPSGLPQVKPDAAVEPPMPPAAEFVETTQTTPASIQQEVSQSQEPVASEKTGEEVSTSSEQGWAKKRKTPINLVPRAAVEKPKGPSRRSSRAEKEVEEEPVADSGIRKRSARPGTSAAVKETGASPTQAKRRKSK; the protein is encoded by the exons ATGGCGCATCGACGTACCCCACCTCCGCTGTCTCAGAGGACAGAGTACCTGGAACCCGATAATGACTCCGACAGGGACTCTGGCGTTGGGGAGGATGCAGGGGAGGATGCTGACAGTAGCCATGAAGCCACATTTACGGAGGAGGAGAACGTCAACATACAAGATGGATTGGAAGAAAACGGAGGAGAGAGACGAGATTTTACAGTTTTTGTAGCCTTTCAAGGGAATATGCAGGATGACGACTTCGCTCGAAAACTTGACACTATCCTCAGTGGGATACCCAACATGCTTGATATGG GCTCTGATAGGCTACAGCCACAGCATGTGGAGCCGTGGAACAGTGTGCGTGTTACCTTTAACATTCCTCGGGATGCTGCTGAACGACTCCGACTGTTGGCCCAGAAcaaccagcagcagctcagagaCCTGGGGATCCTCTCTGTACAGATAGAAG GGGAAGGAGCCATCAATGTGGCTGTGGGACCAATTAGAGGACAAGAAGTCAGAGTGAATGGACCAATTGGAGGACCTGGCCAGATGAGAATGGATGTTGGATTTCCGGGTCAGCCTGGTACAG GAGTGAGGGTGGCTAATCCAGCGATGGTTCCTCCCGGGCCTGGAATGGCAGCTCAGGCTATGATGCCAGGCGGCAGTGGACAGATGCATCCTCGTGTTCCCAGACCATCTTCACAGACAGGTTCAG ATGTTATGGATCCAATGATGCCAGGTATGTCCgttcagcagcaacagcagcagcagcagcttcagCACCAACAGGCTGGCCCACATGTCTCAGGCCCCATGCCTCCTCAGGCTGCCCAtcacatgcaggctctgcaaGGTGGCAGACTGCTTAACCCTGCTGCACTGCAacagctacaacaacaacaacaacaacatcatcatcaccaacagcaacaacagcaacaggcCCAGCAGCAAGCTCAACTGGCCCAGCTTGGACCTCGACCTCCATTCAACCCATCAGGCCAGATGGCTGTGCCTCCTGGCTGGAACCAGTTGCCCTCTGGGGTGCTGCAGTCACCAGCTGCCCAAGGAGGCCCTGCCTGGAGAAAGCCCCCACCACAAGCCCAAATGCTTCAACGTCCACCCTCCCTTGCTGCAGTTCAAACTCCCAGCCATCCCCCACCCCCTTACCCATTTGGCAGCCAGCAAGCTGGGCAGGTATTCAATGCCATGGGACAGGGACAattacagcaacaacaacagccaGGAGTGGGTCAGTTTGCCACCCCCCAGCCTAAAGGCCCACAGGCTGGCCCTGGAGGTGTCGTAGGACAGCCCagacctcctccaccccttccacCTACATCTGGACCGCAGGGCAACCTCACTGCCAAGTCCCCTGGGTCCTCCTCGTCTCCTTTTCAGCAGGGTTCCCCTGGGACTCCTCCTATGATGGCTCAGAGACCTACAACTCCACAGGGTTTCCCTCAGGGCGTTGGATCGCCAGGAAGAGCAGCCCTTGGCCAACAGGGTAACATGCAACAAGGATTCATGGGAATGCCCCAGCATGGACAGCCTGGGGCTCAAGTTCACCCAG GCATGCCGAAGCGTCCCATGGGCTTTCCAAACCCCAACTTTGTCCAAGGTCAGGTGAGTGCCAACACTCCAGGAACCCCTGGTGGAGGAGCCGGTCAGCAGCTTCAGAGCAGCCAAGCCATGACTCACTCAG GAGCTCCGCCAGCCTCCACACCAAACTCAATGCAGGGTCCACCCCATTCCCAGCCAAATGTTATGGGTATACAAAGTGGCATGGCGGGTCTTCCCCCTGGTACAACCGCTGGGCCTAGTATGGGCCAGCAACAGCAAGGCCTCCAGACCCAGATTATGGGCCTCCAGCATCAGGCCCAGCCCGTGTCTTCGTCCCCCAGCCAGAAGGTTCAAGGCCAGGGTGGTGGTCAGACTGTCCTCTCAAGGCCCCTCAGTCAAGGGCAGAGAGGAGGGATGACCCCACCCAAGCAAATGATGCTTCAGCAAGGCCAGGGGGTGATGCATGGGCAGGGTCAGATGGTTGGAGGCCAAGCGCACCAGGCCATgctcctgcagcagcagcaacagcaacaacagcaacaaaactCCATGATGGAACAAATGGTTGCCAACCAGATGCAAGGTAATAAGCAGGCATTTGGAGGCAAGATTCCAGCTGGGGTCATACCCGGCCAAATGATGCGTGGCCCTGCTCCAAACGTTCAAGGTAACATGGCTCAGTTTCAGGGCCAGGTTGGCCCTCAGCAGATGACTCCCCAACAGCAGCAGCAAATGGCTCAActccaacagcagcagcagctacagcagcagcaacagcaccaGTTGCAAcagctacagcagcagcagcagcaacagcaacaCCAGCAGATGAATCAGCAACAGCCACAGCAGATTCCTATTGCTGGCAATCCTAATCAAGCTATGGGCATGCATGGTCAACAGATGAGGCTCCCCGCTGGCCATCCTCTTATCCAACAACAGTTGCAACAGCAGCAGTTACAGCAGCAACAGAAACAACAGCAACAGGTCATGttgcagcagcaacaacaggCAGCTCAACAACACCAGCATCCTTTAGGGGATCCTAACAGTGGCACAGGGGACTTGGGGGTCCAGCAGATGGTCCCTGATATACAGGCACAGCAGCAGCAAGGCATGATGGCCAGCGCACAGCACATGCAGATGGGAAATGGCCACTTTGCAGGTCATGGCATGAACTTTAACTCACAGTTCCCAGGTCAGATGCCAATGGGCGGACCCTGTGCACAGCAAGGAGGCTTTCCTGTCAACAAGGACGTAACACTGACTAGTCCACTGCTGGTCAACCTGCTGCAGAGTGACATCTCAGCCAGCCAGTTTGGGCCAGGAGGAAAACAGGGAGCAGGGGGTGGCAACCAAGCCAAACCCAAAAAGAAGAAACCAGCACGAAAGAAAAAGCCCAAAGAGGGAGAAGGACAGCAGCAAGTAGAAGGACTTGg TGGTCTTGATGGGGCTGCTGGCATGGATGATCCCGAACTGCCAAATCTGGGTGGTGAACAGAATTTGGGTTTGGAAAACTCTGGCCAGAAACTCCCTGATTTTCCCAACAGGCCTGCAG TTAACGTAGGTTTTCCCGGACAACCTGGAGACCAGAGAGTATTGCAGCAGGTACCGATGCAGTTTatgcagcaacaacaacaacaacaacaacaacaacaacagcagcagcagcagcaacaacaacaacaacaaatgcagCACATGCAACAGCAGCAGatacagcaacaacaaatgcagcagcagcaacaattaCAACAACAAATGCAACAGCAACAAatacagcaacagcagcagatGCAGCAACAGCAACAGATGCAACAGATGCAAATGCAGGGTCTCCCAAATGCTCAAGGACAGCAGGGGATGACGGGGCCGCAGACTTCTGGTCAAAGCCAGCCTCAGATGAACCCTcatcagctgcagcagcagcagcatcagcaacagcagcaacaacaacaacaacaacaacagcagcagcaacaacaacaacagcagcagcaacaacaacaacagcagcagcagcaacaacagcagcagcaaacTCAACAGCCACACCTGCAACAACAG CAACAACAGCAAATGTTGATGATGCTGAAGATGCAGCAGGAGCAGGCAAAGAATCGTTTGTCCATCCCTCCAGGGGGGCAGCTCCCTCCGAGGGGCATGGGCAATCCACCGGAGGTGCAGAGGCTGCCTGTCTCACAGCAAGGCAACATGCCTGTAATGATCAGTCTTCAAGGACATGGAGGGGTACCCCAGTCACCTGATAAAGCCAGAGGGATGCCCCTGATGGTGAACCCACAG CTTGCAGGCGCTGCACGAAGAATGTCCCATCCTGATGCAGGACAGGGTCCTCAAGGCTCCGGTTCTGAAGAGCCCATTGCAGGGGCCCACATTAAGCAGGACAGGCCTACTGGCCAAGAAATTGGGGTGCAGCCTGGAAATGGAACCCAACAGATGATGGCCAATCAGGGCTCTAACACTCACATGATGAAGCAAGGCCCTGGTCCATCAATAATGCCCCAGCACACTGTAGCCAGTCCCCAGCAACAGTTACCCAGTCAGCCTCAGCAAGCAGGCCCCATGACTGGCCTTCATTTCCCAAATGTCCCCACAACCTCTCAGAGCTCTAGGCCCAAAACCCCAAACAGAGCCAGCCCCAGGCCCTACCACCATCCTCTTACCCCAACAAATCGTCCACCCAGTACTGAGCCCTCCGAAATCAACCTTTCACCTGAGAGGCTAAATGCCTCTATTGCAGGGCTTTTTCCTCCCAAAATCAACATTCCTCTGCCTCCCAGGCAGCCTAACCTTAACCGGGGATTTGATCAGCAAGGTCTTAACCCAACAACTCTGAAAGCCATTGGGCAGGCCCCTCCTGGCTTAACTTTACCaggtaacaacaacaatggcagtATGGGTGGAAATAACAACAACAGTCAACAGCCCTTCTCTACTGGTACTGGAATGGGAGGTGCAGGCACTAAACAGGACAAGCAGCCTGGAGGACAGGGCAAGAGAGCAAGTCCTAGCAATAGTCGGAGGTCGAGTCCAGCCTCTAGTCGTAAATCAGCCACCCCAAGTCCAGGGAGACAAAAAGGGACAAAGATGGCCATCACCTGCCCTCCCCCCCAGCAGCAGTTGGTCAACCCTCAGGGGCAAACGATGATGCTAAGCCCATCATCAGTACCCCCAAGTCCAGTATCTATGCATTCACAAGTTAGTGGGTCCACGGAGGCACAACAAACCCAGAGTCCTTTTCACGGGATGCAAGGTAACCCTGCTGAGGGAGTCAGGGAAAGTCAGGGAATGGTGGCAGCGGAGCAGCGGCAATTGCCTCAGCCTCACCCCCAGCCACAGCCTTTGAGGGAGTTATCAGCTCCCAGAATGGCAAGCCCTCGTTTCCCCATGCCTCAGCAGCCTAAACCTGACCCAGAACATCAGGGTGGCACAGTTGATAGGCAACAAGCATACAAAGCACCCAATATGCAGGACTCCCAGGTCTTGCCTACTCTCAGGGCAGGGCCAACATCCCTCAACCAGTTACTTGATAACTCGGGTATTCTAATCATGCCTCTTCGGCCCATACAGAGTAACACTGTTAGGGATTTAATGGGAAAGGACAGCCCTAAGTCTGCTTTGGATCCACGGCGACCACTCCACAGTAACTCCCAGAGTACGGAAATGTCAGCTGCTGTTAGTACTTCTGCCACTATAAATGAATTGGCAGCTAAACCAAAACCTACTGTTCCTATTTCTACCAGCAGTCCTAATTTGCAGCCTACTTCAATTCCCATCTCCCACCCTAACACTAACGTGACCTCTAATACTACCCCTAGCCTTAGCCAAAACCCTATCTCCAGTCCTGGTGTCAATCCCAGTCCGAATGTAAAGCCAACCCCTTCCTTCTGCCCCACCCTTAGTACTAACACTAATGCCACCATGAGTTTAAGCCCCAACACAGTCACTTCAGGCCAGAGCAGTCCTGCCTCGACGGTTAGTACCAGTTCCAACTCCAGCGTGGCTCAAAAACCAAACCCTAGTCCCAAACCAGGGACAAGTGTTCAATCGGTCATACAGATCCCAGCCTCTTCTAGCACAATGTCCCCAAACCAGATAACTGTGTTTGTGACCTCTAACCCCATGACCTCTGCCCCCACTCCCCAGGCACCCACAACTATGGTCTCCACCATGGTGGCTGTCCCTAACAAGAACATTAGACCTCAGGACAACCGGCAGCAGGCCCCGGTCCCCCGACCACAGTTTATCACCACCACCCCTGTATTTATCAACCCAATTTTCCAAGTCCCAGGTGGATCTGTGGCTCCCAATACAACAATGGTACCACAGCCGCTCACCATGGTGAGGCCTATCCAAGTGTCCACTACAAACATCCAACTTTCAACTGCTCCGACCTCTACCCAGTCCTCAGGGGCTAACATGGGCAGCACTCAGCCTACCAGAAGTATTGTAGGACAGGTACAGTTTTCCACTAGTGTGTCCTCATCAGTCCCAGTTGGTACTCCCCCAGCTTCTCATCAAATTAACCCAGGGCCTCCAAAACCAGAGAATCTAAGTGAGGCCGGTTCCGATCATAAACCTAGTCCCCCAGTGAAGCAGCCATCTCCCAATCCAAGCCCTTCAGCATCATCTCCCTTTCAGCCACCCCTGGCTTCTCCTCCTCTTTGCTCTAGTCCTGGGGCTGCTAACAACATCCGAAAGAGCCCCATGTCACCGTCTCCCACTGCCCTGGGGAAAAGTAAACCTGCACAGGTTGCTGCAGCTGTTTCTGGTACAGTTGACTCGCAGCTAAGTCCCGTAGAAAGGTCTGCAAAGGGGCCCTCCGGAGCTGTGCAACCACAGACCCTTCATGTTCCTGCTATTCCTGCCACTAAAATTGAAGCACCAAATCCCCAAAGTACTGTCGCTGCTTCTAACAACATGACACTGCCTGCTGTCTCCTCTCCAATCCTAGTTCCTGCACATGTGGCTGTTCCCACTCAGATTGTTACCCAGGCTCCAGTGACTGCCACATCTTCAGTTTCAAGCAAGGCCCAGGAGGTTGCATCTCAAGCTGTTATTGTCACGGTAGTCAGTGCTAGTACAGGTACCTTGCTCTCTGCAGTTGCCCCCGTGCAAAGTCCTGTACAGTCCATTGTTCCAATTGTTGCTGGATCTGTACCTGATATGGAGGTTGCCTCCACCACATCCCCTTCAGTTGCTAACCCCAGCGGACTTCCACAAGTGAAGCCTGATGCAGCTGTGGAGCCCCCCATGCCACCTGCTGCTGAATTTGTTGAAACCACTCAGACAACCCCAG